One genomic region from Armatimonadota bacterium encodes:
- a CDS encoding YvcK family protein: MPWKRRLKSALKWLYPGMRVKRWLFLTPVGVFLVIIGVTLITNTQVVDYLNNVANWVYQTSSEFLPKPLNLSEPRVYIPLSILFILVGLSLIFVSFRQVIASIASVISPQDKDRLADVIYKRRHLAQGHRMVVIGGGTGLSALLRGLKEHTSNIVAIVTVTDDGGSSGRLQRQFGMLPPGDIRNCLVALADAEPLMTELFQHRFDEVGDGLAGHSFGNLLIAAMTNITGDFERAIKETSNILAIRGRVLPSTLQNVVLRAEMEDGSILEGETNIAKSPLAIKRISLFPEDVMPLDETLEAIRLANAIVVGPGSLYTSVIPNLLVKGIVEAIMDSDAVKIYVCNVMTQPGETDGYRASDHVRAIFEHTGKRIFNYVLVNKEVPSIRLLEKYQREGAELVSPDVDAIREMGYKPVTGNYISETEVVRHDPQKLAQAIIRLVFEKSFLPR; the protein is encoded by the coding sequence ATGCCATGGAAGAGAAGGTTAAAAAGCGCGCTTAAATGGCTTTATCCTGGCATGCGTGTGAAGCGCTGGTTATTCCTGACACCCGTCGGCGTGTTCTTAGTGATAATCGGAGTTACCCTCATTACGAATACTCAGGTAGTTGATTACCTTAACAATGTTGCAAATTGGGTCTATCAAACGAGTAGTGAGTTTTTACCAAAGCCACTAAACCTCAGCGAACCAAGAGTCTATATCCCACTTTCCATTCTCTTCATTTTAGTTGGGTTATCGTTGATATTCGTAAGCTTCCGGCAGGTAATTGCATCCATCGCCAGCGTGATAAGTCCACAGGATAAGGACCGCCTAGCCGATGTAATTTACAAGCGCCGACATCTTGCTCAGGGACATAGGATGGTCGTAATCGGCGGCGGAACAGGCCTTTCTGCCCTCCTAAGGGGTTTAAAGGAACACACAAGTAATATCGTGGCAATTGTTACGGTAACCGATGACGGCGGTAGCTCGGGCAGACTTCAGCGACAGTTTGGAATGTTGCCTCCTGGTGATATTAGGAACTGTCTTGTCGCCTTGGCAGACGCAGAACCCCTAATGACCGAACTGTTCCAGCATCGGTTTGATGAGGTAGGCGATGGGTTGGCGGGCCATTCTTTTGGCAACCTGCTAATAGCTGCCATGACTAACATTACTGGTGATTTTGAGAGAGCAATAAAGGAAACAAGCAATATTCTCGCAATCCGCGGGCGCGTGTTGCCATCTACTTTGCAGAATGTAGTTCTTCGGGCGGAGATGGAGGATGGTTCTATTTTAGAAGGCGAAACTAACATCGCAAAATCACCTCTAGCAATAAAACGTATATCGCTTTTCCCGGAAGATGTTATGCCGCTCGATGAAACTTTGGAAGCAATCAGGCTTGCTAATGCTATTGTTGTTGGCCCAGGAAGCCTCTACACTAGTGTGATTCCAAACCTTCTAGTGAAAGGTATAGTAGAGGCAATAATGGATTCTGACGCTGTGAAGATTTACGTATGTAATGTGATGACGCAACCTGGCGAGACCGATGGCTACCGCGCTTCTGACCATGTGAGGGCAATTTTTGAACATACTGGAAAGCGCATCTTCAATTATGTCCTCGTGAACAAAGAAGTTCCCTCTATCCGTCTACTAGAGAAGTACCAGCGCGAAGGTGCTGAGCTGGTTTCGCCCGATGTAGATGCAATCCGTGAAATGGGGTATAAACCTGTAACGGGGAATTACATCAGTGAAACCGAAGTAGTACGGCATGACCCCCAAAAGCTTGCTCAGGCTATTATTAGGCTGGTGTTTGAAAAATCATTCCTGCCTAGATAG
- the gap gene encoding type I glyceraldehyde-3-phosphate dehydrogenase, with product MAVKVGINGFGRIGRLTLRAILDKYPDEIEVVALNDIVDAKTNAHLFKYDSSYGIFCGDVVAEEKDIVVNGKKIFVYAEKDPTAIPWGDHGVEVVVESTGIFTDAEKAKAHLRDSVKKVIITAPAKNEDITVVLGVNEDMYDPAKHTIISNASCTTNCLAPVAKVLQDSFGIVKGFMTTVHAYTNDQRILDQAHKDLRRARAGALSIIPTTTGAAKAISLVIPELKGKMHGIALRVPTPTVSLVDLVVELEKEATEDAINDALRAAANGKMKGYLGVCDEPLVSVDFKGNSLSSIVDSPSTMVLGGNMAKVLAWYDNEWGYSCRVADLIDYLVKKGM from the coding sequence GTGGCTGTAAAAGTTGGTATCAATGGTTTTGGACGCATTGGTAGACTCACCCTGCGGGCGATTCTTGACAAATACCCCGATGAGATTGAGGTAGTCGCCCTGAATGACATTGTGGATGCCAAGACGAACGCACACCTATTCAAGTATGACTCCAGCTACGGAATCTTCTGCGGCGATGTTGTTGCGGAGGAAAAAGACATCGTTGTAAATGGCAAGAAGATTTTCGTTTATGCTGAGAAGGACCCCACCGCCATTCCATGGGGCGATCACGGTGTTGAGGTCGTCGTTGAGTCTACGGGCATCTTCACCGATGCAGAGAAAGCGAAAGCTCACCTGCGAGATTCTGTCAAAAAGGTCATCATTACCGCTCCTGCAAAGAACGAAGACATTACTGTCGTTCTAGGTGTGAATGAGGACATGTATGACCCGGCAAAGCACACAATTATCTCAAATGCCTCATGCACAACCAACTGTCTCGCTCCGGTAGCGAAGGTACTTCAGGATAGCTTTGGCATCGTGAAGGGATTCATGACAACAGTTCATGCCTACACGAATGACCAGAGAATTCTTGACCAGGCTCACAAAGACCTAAGACGAGCAAGGGCTGGCGCATTGAGCATAATCCCGACAACCACAGGAGCTGCGAAAGCCATTTCACTTGTAATTCCTGAGCTTAAAGGCAAGATGCATGGTATAGCACTTCGAGTGCCGACCCCGACAGTTTCGCTTGTTGACCTCGTTGTAGAGCTTGAGAAAGAGGCAACAGAAGATGCAATTAACGATGCTCTGAGAGCAGCTGCAAACGGCAAGATGAAGGGCTACCTTGGTGTATGCGACGAACCGCTAGTCTCGGTTGACTTTAAAGGCAATTCGCTTTCCTCAATTGTTGACAGTCCTTCAACCATGGTTCTCGGCGGCAATATGGCGAAAGTTCTTGCATGGTATGACAACGAATGGGGTTATTCCTGCCGTGTTGCCGACCTGATTGACTACCTGGTAAAGAAGGGAATGTAG
- a CDS encoding phosphoglycerate kinase: MNKKTVEDIDVSNKRVLVRVDFNVPLDENCNITDDHRIVAALPTINYLIDHDAKVVLVTHLGRPKGPSDKLRLDPVAKRLSELLGKPVKKLNDAIGPEVEAAVNEMKPGDVILLENIRFYEEEEKNDPEFAKKLASLADIYVNDAFGTAHRAHASTEGVAHYLPAVAGFLMKKEIEYLGKALSNPDRPFVAVLGGVKVSDKITVIENLLNKVDALLIGGAMTYTFLVAQGYKVGNSMVDKPGIELAKNAMEKAKAIGVDLELPVDVVAVELPADFDIPSGVPADVDIKIVPATAIPEGYRGLDIGPKTVELFSQKIKSARTVVWNGPMGVFEDPRFANGTLGIAKAMAESTATTIVGGGDSTAAVEQMGLADKMSHVSTGGGASLEFLEGKELPGVAALNDK, encoded by the coding sequence ATGAACAAAAAAACTGTTGAGGATATTGATGTCAGCAATAAACGAGTACTTGTCAGAGTTGACTTCAACGTTCCCCTCGATGAAAATTGCAACATCACCGACGACCACAGAATAGTAGCTGCTTTACCCACCATTAATTATCTAATCGACCATGATGCAAAAGTAGTTCTTGTAACACACCTTGGACGTCCGAAAGGACCAAGCGATAAGTTGCGGCTGGATCCGGTTGCAAAGAGACTCAGTGAACTTCTTGGGAAACCGGTCAAAAAGCTTAATGATGCCATAGGTCCAGAGGTCGAGGCTGCCGTAAACGAGATGAAGCCTGGGGATGTCATCCTTTTGGAAAACATTCGTTTCTATGAAGAGGAAGAAAAGAACGACCCTGAATTTGCGAAGAAGCTTGCTTCGCTAGCAGATATTTATGTAAATGATGCGTTCGGTACTGCCCACCGTGCGCATGCTTCTACTGAGGGTGTTGCGCATTACCTTCCTGCTGTTGCAGGCTTCCTAATGAAAAAAGAAATAGAGTATCTAGGTAAAGCGCTTTCCAATCCAGATAGGCCTTTTGTTGCAGTGCTTGGTGGCGTGAAGGTTTCTGACAAAATCACCGTAATTGAAAATCTCCTCAACAAGGTTGATGCGCTTTTGATTGGCGGCGCAATGACCTATACATTCCTAGTTGCGCAGGGTTATAAGGTTGGAAACTCCATGGTTGATAAACCGGGAATCGAACTTGCAAAGAATGCAATGGAAAAGGCAAAAGCCATTGGTGTAGACCTTGAATTGCCAGTAGACGTGGTTGCAGTCGAACTTCCAGCAGATTTCGATATACCGTCGGGCGTTCCCGCTGATGTTGACATTAAAATTGTGCCTGCAACAGCCATTCCTGAAGGGTACCGTGGCTTGGATATCGGTCCGAAAACAGTAGAACTGTTTTCTCAGAAAATCAAGTCTGCGCGCACCGTGGTATGGAATGGTCCGATGGGGGTATTTGAAGATCCACGCTTTGCAAATGGTACATTAGGGATTGCCAAAGCCATGGCGGAATCAACAGCAACAACCATAGTAGGCGGCGGAGATTCTACTGCTGCAGTAGAGCAGATGGGGCTTGCAGATAAAATGAGCCACGTTTCGACTGGCGGCGGGGCATCCCTAGAGTTTCTAGAGGGCAAAGAACTCCCCGGTGTTGCAGCATTAAACGATAAGTAG
- the tpiA gene encoding triose-phosphate isomerase, whose protein sequence is MRLPLIAGNWKMNKTVGEAVDFVERLRTEVVGVKNAEIIVCPPFTAIYEVARTLMGSNVGVGAQNVFWKTEGAYTGQISPKMLADAGCTYVIIGHSETRGRFGKVDADMSPNLLKYFAETDESVNLKLHAAFNEGLVPIVCVGETIDERKAGKTDDVIRIQVEKGLNGLTPKQAAGMVIAYEPVWAIGTGEVCDAPEANRVCGMIRGLVRSMFGDEAADGIRIQYGGSVKPDNAEELLSQPEIDGALVGGASLKVSDFVAIIRSV, encoded by the coding sequence ATGAGGTTACCTCTAATTGCTGGCAATTGGAAAATGAACAAAACAGTTGGCGAGGCAGTTGATTTTGTCGAACGACTTCGGACCGAAGTTGTCGGCGTTAAAAATGCCGAGATAATTGTCTGCCCGCCATTTACTGCAATCTATGAAGTCGCACGAACGCTAATGGGTTCGAATGTAGGTGTTGGGGCGCAAAACGTTTTCTGGAAGACAGAAGGGGCGTATACAGGTCAAATATCGCCCAAAATGCTTGCTGATGCAGGGTGCACGTATGTCATCATAGGCCATTCGGAGACAAGAGGGCGCTTCGGCAAGGTAGACGCTGATATGTCCCCTAATTTGCTCAAATATTTTGCTGAGACGGACGAAAGCGTAAATCTCAAACTTCATGCCGCTTTTAATGAAGGGCTTGTGCCAATTGTCTGCGTTGGCGAAACAATTGACGAACGAAAAGCTGGCAAGACTGATGATGTTATTCGAATTCAAGTTGAGAAAGGGTTAAATGGACTGACACCGAAGCAGGCAGCAGGTATGGTTATCGCATACGAGCCAGTGTGGGCTATTGGCACAGGTGAAGTGTGCGATGCCCCAGAGGCTAATCGAGTATGCGGCATGATTCGAGGATTAGTACGTTCGATGTTTGGCGATGAAGCTGCTGATGGTATTAGGATACAGTATGGTGGAAGCGTAAAACCTGATAATGCCGAAGAACTCCTTAGCCAGCCGGAGATAGATGGTGCGCTTGTTGGAGGTGCGAGCTTAAAAGTTTCCGATTTCGTTGCAATTATCCGATCTGTCTAG
- a CDS encoding DUF72 domain-containing protein: protein MGEIRIGTSGFSYDDWKGPFYPEGISKSEMLAYYASKFPTVEVNSTFYAIPSANTFKRMVEKTPTGFDFVVKAYKELTHSLEVNLDFFKQFKMAISPLNESGKLGCILAQYPWSFRKNIENMDRVRKLRREFGELPIAVEFRNSSWISKETFELLREHNLGFCCVDEPRLHGLMPDVVVATSAIGYVRFHGRNAEKWWTHEEAWQRYDYLYTNEELSEWVPKIHKLAESCERTYLFFNNHHAGNAAKNAQMIASLLGVSLRPNE, encoded by the coding sequence ATGGGCGAAATTCGCATCGGCACATCCGGGTTCAGCTATGATGATTGGAAGGGGCCTTTCTACCCAGAAGGTATTTCTAAGTCAGAAATGCTTGCTTATTATGCAAGCAAGTTTCCTACTGTTGAAGTAAATTCGACCTTTTATGCGATTCCTTCTGCTAATACCTTCAAGCGAATGGTAGAGAAGACCCCTACCGGTTTCGACTTTGTTGTTAAGGCTTACAAAGAGCTTACGCATAGCCTGGAAGTAAATTTGGATTTTTTTAAGCAATTTAAAATGGCAATTTCGCCACTAAACGAATCAGGGAAGTTGGGCTGTATCCTTGCACAATATCCTTGGAGCTTTCGAAAAAATATTGAAAATATGGATAGAGTGCGCAAACTTAGACGTGAGTTTGGTGAACTGCCCATAGCTGTTGAGTTTAGAAATTCCTCATGGATTTCAAAAGAAACCTTTGAATTGCTAAGGGAGCATAATCTTGGATTTTGTTGTGTAGATGAGCCCAGATTGCATGGCCTAATGCCAGATGTAGTAGTAGCAACTTCAGCAATCGGCTATGTGCGTTTTCACGGGCGGAACGCTGAAAAGTGGTGGACTCATGAGGAAGCATGGCAACGTTATGATTATTTGTACACAAATGAGGAGTTGTCAGAATGGGTTCCGAAAATTCACAAGCTGGCTGAATCTTGCGAACGAACATACTTATTTTTCAACAATCATCATGCTGGTAATGCAGCTAAAAATGCTCAGATGATAGCATCATTACTTGGCGTTTCCTTGCGTCCAAATGAATAG
- the groES gene encoding co-chaperone GroES, translating to MLKPLADRIVVKPTKAEEMTKGGIVLPDTAKERPQEGEVIAVGPGKTMENGKVVPMEVKVGDKVIYSKYGGTEIKIGSEEYVVLRQDDVLAIVQ from the coding sequence ATGTTGAAGCCACTTGCTGATCGAATTGTTGTGAAGCCAACAAAGGCTGAAGAGATGACAAAGGGAGGTATTGTACTTCCTGACACCGCGAAGGAACGCCCACAGGAGGGTGAGGTCATTGCCGTAGGTCCAGGGAAGACCATGGAGAATGGCAAAGTTGTTCCTATGGAAGTCAAAGTAGGGGACAAGGTCATCTATTCCAAATATGGCGGCACAGAAATAAAAATTGGTTCTGAGGAGTATGTTGTCCTCCGACAGGATGATGTTCTCGCCATAGTCCAGTAA
- the groL gene encoding chaperonin GroEL (60 kDa chaperone family; promotes refolding of misfolded polypeptides especially under stressful conditions; forms two stacked rings of heptamers to form a barrel-shaped 14mer; ends can be capped by GroES; misfolded proteins enter the barrel where they are refolded when GroES binds) produces the protein MAKELKYDEEARQALERGVNILADAVKVTLGPRGRNVVIQKKFGSPTVINDGVTIAKEIEVEDRFENMGAQLIREVASKTNDVAGDGTTTATVLAQAMVREGMKNVAAGSNPMLIKKGIEKAVNAAVEEIKKISKPIESREEIAEVAAISANEAAIGELIADAMEKVGKDGVITVEESKSMATNLQFVEGMQFDKGYISPYMVTDPERMEAVLEEPYILLYEKKISAVADIIPILEKVVRTGRPLLIIAEDVEGEALATLVVNKIRGTLNAVAVKAPGFGDRRKAMMEDIAILTDGKFITEDLGLKLENVDLPMLGRAKKVVVDKENTTIIEGKGSQAAIQGRIAQIKRQIEETESDYDREKLQERLAKLAGGVAVIEVGAATETELKERKHRIEDALSATRAAVEEGIVPGGGVTLINIIPALEKISGTPEEITGINIVKKALEEPAKLIAENAGLEGSVVVEKLKASEKGIGLNAVTGQYVDMLKAGIVDPAKVTRTALENAASIASMLLTTEALVAEIPEKEKAPAAPGGGMY, from the coding sequence ATGGCTAAAGAGCTCAAATATGATGAGGAAGCACGACAAGCGCTCGAGCGGGGAGTTAATATTCTGGCCGATGCAGTAAAAGTTACCCTTGGCCCGCGAGGTAGAAATGTCGTCATCCAAAAGAAATTTGGTTCTCCCACGGTAATAAATGATGGCGTTACAATCGCAAAGGAGATAGAAGTTGAGGACCGCTTCGAGAACATGGGTGCTCAGCTTATTCGTGAAGTTGCCTCGAAGACCAACGACGTTGCGGGCGACGGAACGACCACAGCGACTGTGCTTGCGCAAGCCATGGTTCGCGAGGGAATGAAAAATGTAGCGGCTGGTTCCAACCCCATGCTTATCAAAAAAGGCATTGAGAAAGCGGTTAATGCTGCCGTTGAAGAGATTAAAAAAATCAGCAAGCCAATTGAAAGCCGTGAAGAAATTGCCGAAGTAGCAGCTATTTCGGCAAATGAGGCCGCTATAGGAGAGCTTATCGCCGATGCAATGGAAAAGGTGGGTAAGGATGGTGTAATAACCGTCGAAGAATCTAAGAGTATGGCTACAAACCTCCAATTTGTCGAGGGAATGCAATTCGACAAGGGGTATATATCCCCGTACATGGTAACGGATCCTGAGCGAATGGAAGCCGTTCTAGAGGAGCCATACATTCTGCTGTACGAAAAGAAAATCTCAGCTGTTGCGGACATTATCCCAATTCTAGAGAAAGTTGTGCGAACTGGCAGACCGCTGTTAATAATCGCCGAAGATGTTGAGGGTGAGGCACTTGCAACTTTGGTAGTCAACAAAATTAGAGGTACTCTCAATGCAGTAGCTGTGAAAGCACCTGGCTTTGGCGACCGACGCAAGGCGATGATGGAAGACATCGCTATTCTTACGGACGGGAAATTCATAACAGAAGATCTTGGCTTGAAGCTGGAAAACGTAGACCTACCAATGCTTGGTCGTGCAAAAAAGGTCGTCGTTGACAAAGAAAATACGACTATAATCGAAGGGAAAGGTTCGCAGGCAGCAATTCAGGGGCGGATTGCCCAAATTAAGCGCCAGATAGAGGAGACCGAATCTGACTATGACCGCGAGAAGCTTCAGGAGCGCTTGGCAAAGCTTGCCGGTGGAGTTGCGGTCATCGAAGTTGGTGCGGCTACCGAAACAGAGCTTAAAGAACGCAAGCATAGAATAGAAGATGCTCTCTCTGCGACTAGAGCCGCAGTAGAAGAAGGGATTGTGCCGGGCGGCGGCGTTACATTGATTAATATAATTCCTGCGCTGGAAAAGATTTCTGGCACGCCCGAAGAAATAACCGGTATCAACATAGTAAAGAAGGCGCTTGAGGAGCCTGCGAAGCTAATTGCTGAAAATGCAGGTCTGGAAGGTTCGGTAGTAGTAGAAAAGTTGAAAGCCTCAGAAAAAGGAATTGGGCTAAATGCGGTAACTGGTCAATATGTGGACATGCTGAAGGCAGGAATTGTAGACCCTGCTAAGGTAACGCGAACTGCGTTAGAGAATGCGGCTAGCATTGCTTCGATGCTGCTGACCACCGAAGCGCTTGTAGCCGAGATTCCAGAGAAAGAAAAGGCGCCGGCTGCACCTGGCGGCGGAATGTACTAG
- the guaA gene encoding glutamine-hydrolyzing GMP synthase — MEIGTSVERIGVLDFGAQYSQLIARRVRECHVYAEILPHNISPEHIKAMGLSGIILSGGPSSVYDPGVPTCDKAIFELGIPVLGICYGMQLMAHLLGGRVIGSSKREYGKTELEILSSGDLFKGLKGKVTTWMSHGDSVEDVPPGFFCIARTENTPIAAMAAPEKKLYGVQFHPEVAHTPQGKQIISNFLYDVCGCKGLWTMGSFIEQSVEEIRKQVGSERVICALSGGVDSSAVAVLVHKAVGDQLTCIFVNHGMLRKGEAEMVRSTFEEHFNIKLIYVEAEDRFLNKLRGIENPEQKRNIIGSEFVRVFEEEASKLGDIRFLAQGTIYPDVIESGTKTAAKIKTHHNVAGLPDDIKFELIEPIRYLFKDEVRDVCKELGLPDEITWRQPFPGPGLGVRVVGEVTKERLHILREADAIVLEEIQKAGLYRELWQSFAVLLPVQSVGVMGDQRTYAYPVVVRAVTSDDAMTADWAKLPTEVLEQISRRIVNEVKGVNRVLYDISSKPPSTIEWE; from the coding sequence ATGGAGATTGGTACCTCAGTCGAACGAATTGGAGTTCTTGACTTCGGTGCGCAGTACAGCCAGCTGATAGCCCGAAGAGTGCGGGAGTGCCATGTTTATGCTGAAATACTGCCGCACAACATCTCGCCTGAGCACATAAAGGCAATGGGTTTGTCGGGAATAATACTTTCAGGTGGCCCCTCAAGCGTTTATGACCCCGGCGTTCCCACGTGTGATAAAGCTATATTTGAGCTCGGTATTCCGGTTTTAGGTATTTGTTATGGCATGCAGCTAATGGCGCATTTGCTTGGCGGGCGGGTAATAGGAAGCTCAAAGCGAGAATATGGTAAAACCGAGCTTGAAATTTTAAGCTCAGGGGATTTGTTTAAAGGTCTAAAGGGTAAGGTTACAACTTGGATGAGCCATGGGGATAGCGTTGAGGATGTTCCACCTGGCTTCTTTTGCATAGCCCGAACCGAAAATACGCCAATAGCCGCCATGGCTGCCCCTGAGAAAAAGCTTTACGGCGTGCAATTTCATCCCGAAGTTGCCCACACACCTCAAGGCAAGCAGATTATATCCAATTTCTTGTATGATGTGTGTGGCTGCAAGGGCCTTTGGACGATGGGCTCATTTATAGAGCAGTCGGTTGAAGAAATTCGGAAGCAGGTTGGTAGCGAAAGAGTAATATGCGCTCTAAGCGGCGGTGTGGATTCATCGGCAGTTGCAGTACTTGTCCACAAAGCAGTTGGCGATCAACTAACCTGTATCTTTGTCAATCATGGCATGCTCCGCAAAGGCGAAGCAGAGATGGTTCGTTCAACTTTTGAGGAGCATTTTAATATCAAGTTGATTTACGTTGAGGCTGAAGATAGATTTTTGAATAAGCTTAGGGGAATAGAAAATCCTGAACAAAAGCGAAATATTATCGGTAGCGAGTTCGTCCGAGTGTTTGAAGAAGAAGCCTCGAAACTTGGAGACATTCGATTTTTAGCACAGGGGACTATTTATCCCGACGTAATCGAAAGTGGAACTAAAACTGCCGCCAAAATCAAAACACACCATAATGTTGCAGGTCTTCCCGACGATATTAAATTCGAGTTAATCGAACCAATTCGCTACTTGTTCAAAGATGAAGTTAGGGATGTTTGCAAAGAGCTCGGTTTGCCGGATGAAATAACATGGCGGCAACCGTTTCCTGGTCCAGGATTGGGTGTTCGTGTGGTGGGCGAAGTAACAAAGGAACGCCTTCATATACTTAGAGAAGCGGATGCCATTGTGCTCGAAGAAATTCAAAAGGCGGGACTTTATCGCGAGCTTTGGCAATCCTTTGCCGTACTTCTGCCAGTTCAGTCTGTTGGCGTTATGGGTGACCAGCGCACTTATGCATATCCGGTCGTCGTCCGCGCCGTTACTAGTGATGATGCGATGACGGCTGACTGGGCTAAACTCCCGACAGAAGTTCTCGAGCAAATCAGCAGGCGCATAGTCAATGAGGTCAAGGGAGTTAACCGTGTGCTCTACGACATCAGCTCAAAACCTCCTTCAACAATCGAATGGGAGTAG
- the hpt gene encoding hypoxanthine phosphoribosyltransferase: MAEDIAEILISEEQIAARVAELGRKISEDYLGKELVLVGILKGAVVFLADLMRQISIPLLVDFVAISSYGPSTRSSGVVKILKDLDESVENKHVLIVEDIIDTGLTLKLSYLKDNLERRKAASVKICTLLDKPARRQVDIEPDYKGFTIPDKFVVGYGLDFGGLYRNLPFIGVLKEEIFKQRQV; the protein is encoded by the coding sequence ATTGCTGAGGATATTGCTGAGATTTTAATTTCCGAAGAGCAAATAGCAGCTCGAGTTGCGGAACTAGGGCGCAAGATTTCCGAGGACTACCTTGGTAAGGAATTAGTATTAGTTGGTATTCTAAAAGGCGCTGTTGTTTTCTTGGCTGACCTTATGAGGCAGATTTCAATCCCTTTATTAGTTGATTTTGTTGCCATTTCTAGTTATGGACCATCTACGCGCTCGTCGGGCGTGGTAAAAATTCTCAAGGACCTGGATGAAAGCGTCGAAAATAAACATGTGTTAATAGTGGAGGACATCATTGATACTGGTTTGACGCTTAAGCTAAGTTACCTGAAGGACAACCTTGAGCGGCGAAAAGCAGCCAGCGTAAAGATATGTACGCTTCTTGATAAACCAGCTCGAAGGCAGGTGGATATTGAACCAGATTACAAGGGCTTTACCATTCCGGACAAGTTTGTTGTGGGCTACGGACTAGATTTCGGTGGACTTTACAGAAATCTTCCCTTCATAGGGGTGCTGAAGGAGGAAATTTTTAAACAGAGGCAGGTTTAA
- the rho gene encoding transcription termination factor Rho has product MELLELADLESKSLEEIQEIAKDLGIEETDLRKQDLMFKILQAQTEQSGLIFAQGTLEILPDGWGFLRRNPNFTPGPEDIYVSQTQIKRFALKTGDVVLGQVRPPKESEKYYGLLRVEAVNGLDPEVARRRVNFDDLTPLYPNERIVLETDSKNISARFIDLIAPIGKGQRGLIVSPPKAGKTTLLKTIANSITTNHPEIHLIVLLIDERPEEVTDIRRSVKGDVVSSTFDEMPENHMRVADMVLEQAKRLVESGKDVVVLLDSLTRFARASNLTVTPSGRTLSGGLDPSALYRPKRFFGAARNIEEGGSLTVLATALVETGSRMDDVIFEEFKGTGNMELVLDRALAERRIYPAIDVKRSGTRHDELLYDEETLKRVWQLHRLLAALDSVEATELLIDRLAHTKNNAEFLKIVDKTMKSTELD; this is encoded by the coding sequence ATGGAACTACTAGAACTTGCGGACCTCGAAAGTAAAAGTTTAGAAGAGATCCAAGAAATTGCAAAAGACCTCGGGATTGAGGAAACCGATCTGCGGAAGCAGGACCTAATGTTCAAAATTTTGCAGGCGCAGACGGAACAAAGCGGACTCATTTTCGCTCAGGGCACGCTAGAAATCCTCCCGGACGGATGGGGGTTTTTACGAAGAAATCCCAACTTTACACCGGGCCCAGAGGATATCTACGTCTCCCAGACTCAGATAAAGCGATTTGCATTAAAGACCGGCGACGTGGTGTTGGGACAAGTTAGGCCGCCCAAGGAGAGCGAAAAATATTATGGACTCCTGAGAGTTGAAGCTGTTAATGGGCTTGACCCTGAGGTGGCGCGCCGCCGGGTGAATTTCGATGACCTTACTCCGCTTTATCCAAACGAGCGAATAGTTCTCGAAACAGACTCCAAGAATATCTCAGCAAGGTTTATTGATTTAATAGCGCCGATAGGGAAGGGGCAGCGCGGTCTCATTGTGTCGCCTCCGAAGGCTGGTAAAACTACGCTCCTAAAAACAATTGCAAATAGTATAACAACCAACCATCCCGAAATTCATCTAATCGTTTTACTAATTGACGAACGGCCGGAAGAGGTTACAGACATTCGACGTTCAGTAAAAGGGGACGTAGTCAGCTCGACATTCGACGAAATGCCCGAAAATCATATGCGCGTTGCTGATATGGTCCTTGAGCAGGCAAAGCGGCTTGTTGAGTCAGGCAAGGATGTGGTTGTGCTTTTGGACAGCCTAACAAGGTTTGCAAGAGCATCTAACCTAACTGTTACGCCTAGTGGCCGAACGCTATCTGGCGGTCTGGACCCGTCGGCACTTTATAGACCAAAAAGATTCTTTGGTGCCGCGCGAAACATCGAGGAAGGAGGAAGCCTCACGGTCCTTGCAACAGCCCTTGTCGAAACTGGAAGCCGCATGGATGACGTAATCTTTGAGGAATTCAAGGGCACAGGCAACATGGAATTGGTGCTAGACAGAGCACTTGCTGAACGGCGTATTTATCCTGCCATAGACGTAAAGCGTTCCGGAACACGCCATGACGAGCTTCTTTATGACGAGGAGACTCTGAAGCGTGTATGGCAGTTGCACAGATTGCTTGCGGCGTTGGATAGCGTTGAGGCAACGGAGTTGCTTATAGATCGCCTTGCGCATACAAAGAATAATGCTGAATTTTTGAAAATTGTGGATAAAACAATGAAAAGTACAGAATTAGATTAG